The Acanthopagrus latus isolate v.2019 chromosome 11, fAcaLat1.1, whole genome shotgun sequence genome segment ttgaaatcctgttgttgttgttattgaggttgctgatgtttttcatATAGTGATTTTGTGTTGTCCCGTAACTGGTTTTatactgtaatgttttattttcttaactgAGATGTTGTTTCTGTCATACAGCTGTCTGTACATACAACTCATCTGCagtcgagcttgtgcacccacttgAGTAGGGGTGCATGCAAACGCTTTTAGCTGGGCcactacagtgaagattttgatttaaaaacccAAATTATTACTAAATTTATAAGTATGACCCATAGGGCAGCTTTTGTATCACCATTTGTACATCGGCTATAGTCATATTTATACACTATGTTTTCACTTTAACCTGTACAAATACTGATTGACTTAACTTTTCTAGGATGTCTAGTTCTATAATGTCATCTGTCCTCAGCCAAAAGCTATGATTTAGACGGTTGGATGTTACTAATCACATCCTAAGACAATGAAGATGTGTTGGCTCTTCTTTGTCAACAAAAAGAAGCAGATGGTCATCTACTTCTTTATCCTGCCTATATGCCACAAGAGATGACTATCAAACTGTAGTTATCTTCTCAGAGGACACAGATGTCTTTAACATTCTGTGAGGTCCCATTGTTCCAGAAGTGTTGCACTTCAACCTGGACAAGTCTTGTAAACATCAGAAAGTTTGCTGCCACTCTTGAGAGGTCTGTAGGGCTCTCATCAGGTCACACGCATGTCCAGATGTGATACTGTAAGGCCTAAAAACTCTAAAACCAGCGGCAGCACGGCTCAAGACACCTCTTAGATGGACTGATGGACTAACTAGAGGCATTTACATGTCTCCTGTATGCCCCAAAAGCATCaaccacagagaggaagaggaagctgaaCAGTTAGAGGTGCACTGGAAGGAAGGCCACCCAGCACCTGACGCTGTCCTGGATCTACTGGCATGAAACTCTCCGAACAAATATTTAGCCAAGATGTATCTGTGTTGTACGGAAATGTATCAGGGCCAggggtgagaaaaaaattatttcattatgCACTTTAATGCATGTGTAGACTGGCAGACAATGAGAACCAGTCATGCAAAATTATGAATATTAGCTTATGGACTGAGGAAATCCAACTCATCCCCAAATTGATTTAAGTACTCGCTTGTACATAAAGGTACCATTGAAATGTCTTTGTATTGTTCTgttattcttttgtttctgttatttatcattttgttaAAATTCTAATGATCTTTTGTCAGTAATAATAGCATTTTGATCTTATGCacatattgttatatttatcaATACGAATGGGTTCTACTCTTTAATTTTGTataattgttttaatgaaataacatttgTAAGATACATATGTTGACAGTTTTCTCACCCTGTTCCTACAACTCTACACTCAATCCAGGTGAATGCatgttaaatgacatttttgggaCGGCAGCCACCAGCCACATTGGTAATATGCTAAAGAGTTCTCTAGATAGGgtcatcaataaatcatttcttAAAAGCATTTAATAGACACCAATGTTGCTAGAAGACTCAAAAGtttgttaaaacacattttcagggAATCGCCTTTTTTAGGTTGGTCGTCATGTTGAATTTGGCCGCAATGCTCTCTATATCATTACAACATGCCCCAAGCTGCATCTGGGCCAAATTTGTAACATCCTACAGTGTTCTCATGGGTAATATATCATCGGAGACATTTGCATGTATCAAGCTAAAATGTCTCTAACAATGTATCGCACAAATTAGCAAGGTCATAGGTGTGATTTGGACATGTTAGGCAGGTCAAATCAAACAAGAGCTTTCAAGTCACTTTTGGGGTTTAATCTTACATTAAACCATGTTCTCCCAAGATGAACCCCTTGGACCTGAATGTCAGCTCATTACCCTACCAGCCATTACCTGCTGCCTTTTCACCAGGTTAGTGAACTCCACACTGAGTTTATTTACATCTACTccagccagttttttttttttttttatcagcatgAGTGTGCATTCAGGGTCAAGGCTGTGTTATTGCTACAACACAGATTGTTTTTACAGAGTTTTGTGGTCAGTCATGCCTGAAGGAGAGTATGGGAATCTTTCTGTGAAACAGACGCTAACCTTCTTCTTTGCAGTTAGCGTTGACAGTGTAAACAGGGTTGGAAGTAGGACAGTTAAACACGAGGCTGATTCCCTTCCTGGCCCAGATATGACAGACTGGGCTCACGTTCACGTTTAAGCCACCTACCTGCTAAAGCTGCACACTGCTTCAACATTTCACACTCTGATGGCCCCTGCACCGATCTGGGTCAACGGTAATTTATTCATCAGCCAAGATTATGATCATTTTTATGCGGCCATTGAAAAGCACCTTGATGATGTGACAGAGTAGCTTTAGCTCGAGGCATGCTTGAAATTTAGGATCAGGGTTAATGATCTGCAAGTGAATAGAGCAGAACAACATTACACAATACAACATTGTTGTTTAGCACGGACACAAAATGCTGTGTGTTGACAATCTCATTAATGTCacttattaaaaacattttaaaggcaaGTCTTAATCCAAGAGACAATACAGTAACCTTCCGCTCAACTGTAACGATACCTTCAATGTTAAGCTGCAAATAATTTGTTGGTGTTTGGAAAATTCTAAGCAGCAGTCTCAGTAGTCTCAGCAGCATTTTCTGAAACGAAATATGTGGAATGAGGTGCACATTTGAAacatatctaaaaaaaaatgtaataaatacacTTGATTCTCTTTTATTAAGAGCTGGGCAGGAAcacaagagaaagagaacatGTCATGTCACTGCACGACAAAATGACTGATGAACTGGCTGCAGCTGGCACGCCGCGGGATCAAAGGTTTGGTGGTGTAGTCTTCACTGTGGGTGGTGCTGATGTGCTGACGGGCCTGTGGAAACCTGATGTTGCTCTATTTTATTAACAGAAAGAGAGCCAGCGATGGCATGTTAGTGATGAGAAAAACAGGAGCCCATGTACAAAGAGACACACGTAGTGATGCATCACGTCAGTATCACTAATCAAACATGCAACTCTGTAATAACTAAAATGGCTATTTGTACTGATGCTTTCACCATCATTTTATTTGGCAATTTTAATGGCAAAATTTTTAATTTAAGTGGTTGATCTCTCACCTTCGGTGGTGATGGAGGTGTAAATCTGCAGGTCTTCAACGGGAGGTAGTCAGTCTTGGTGGTGCTGAGGTTCAGCCCATGCTCTGTCAAACAGATTAATCGCAATTAACATCGACGCGCATCtccctttaaacacacaaacacaaccaaatTGATACCTGGTCCACTCAGTATCTTGACCGGCTGGCGGATGACAGGTCTGGCTCGCTCTCCTTCCAGTTTGCTGTAGTGTTCTTTGACCGTGGTTGTGTAGTAGAGGCCTGACAGGCAGGGCAAGCTGAATTGTACATGGCTCTTTGTGATCAGGTCAGGCTCAGGTACATTCACTGGACTCACTGTGAAGTTCAGCTACAGGGAGGAACAGTCAGCACAATGAAATACGACATAAGATCTTTTCACATAACAAACTTGTCAAAATGAACCAACGTCTATAAGAACTAAATGCAAAGGTAATAAGTAAGTAAGATGTCTGTAATCTCACTTTGGGGAATGAGATTCTGTTGGTGGTGACAGACATCCTCTCTTTGTTGCCCCTCGTACCAATGTCCCCCTTGGGCAAGGAACTGGAGTATTTGTTTCTCCTTGTCAGAACAACTCGattccctgagaaataaacCAAAGAGACTAATCCAGGCAGGATAATGAAAAATAGATTAACGTTCACTTGTTTTAGAAAAAAGGTAATATTTTTGGTAAATACAATGTCCCAGTGTGCCAGTAATTAAACTATCTGTTGTACAGTCACACAGGCTACGTCACCTGTAAAACCTTGGAAGACAACACTGGTGTCAACATGAATGTGATGTACAGAAAACTGGCCTCTTGAtcatttaagtttaagtttaactCACCCTACATGCAAGACAAGGAGTTGGCCTCCATGTGCCCCTGGTGGTGTGGTTAAGTAGCTTAaagttcctgtttgtttctATTACAGAGGTCTAGGTGTACATCTGTGTCACATAATTAGACCATTTTAATCTTAGTCAGGGTTGATGCATGATGACTTTCTTGCATCTAGACATTAACACAGAAAACACGCACCTGGCTTGCGGTAACAAAAATCTTCACTGGACGTGCACGACCATGAGTCCTTAGAGAAGTTCCCAAGGTTGAGCTTCAAACGCTCTCTCACTACAGGTAGCCTGTATTAAGAACACagataatgttttcatttgcgTGGGGATAGATTCAACGCTTTACTTCAGACCTCTTGACATCCCAAGTCAAAAAATGCAGTGAGAACAGAGATGTGTGAAGAGAGATGTGATGGGTGACTCCAGCCATGGTGTTTCCTGCTATCTGACATCTCTTATGGGACAGAAACTGAATCACGTGTGGGAAAAGCAAAAGCAGTCACAGACCTGCAGGCAGCGGGCCGGCTGAATGACGCAGCATGGGTCGTCTCTCTTTCTACAATCTTCAAGGGATCCCCCATAGCCACGCAGGAGGTGTGCTGCAGAGGACATAGTGACAACATTCACAGTCACGTTCATGTGCTGATAACACATACCTCATGGAGAGCTTCACAAAAAGGTCAACACCCTTGCTGCTTTTGTGTCTACTTAAAGCTGACGGTGCTGGTATTCTAGGTCATAGTGTCAAATAGTAGCACGCAGTGCTTCAGCCCGCATTCTAGGTTAACCTGAGTCTGTCTGTGAGGTCTGAGAAAATGATCTGTAGCTTCTAGCttcttttagtctttttatACACATTGACAACCAGTTTACAGTTGTTTCTAAATTTACTTAACCTGCTGTGACGAAACTATTTCTAATACACAACAGAATGGAAAGCTATGAGAAAATATAATCATACACTTTTGGGTAAACACTTGAGTTCCACACGGTGTAACATTTTGCAAAATGGACAAACAGTATATCAGAAAGTAGTGGAACCACTGAACACTGTTAAATGAatttatatcatatttttaGAAAATTGTTACTTATTCCAAAACATGTAAGGAGTGTTTTAATGTCATAACAGTCCTCAGCTACTTTGGCGTGTTTAAATATCTGAATCTAcaacaaaatgatgatgtattttttgttgaatatATCGAGGTGAGCTGCGGTTCACCTATGATAAACTCTTCTTTTGACAGTCACTTCATCAGCAGCAAGTGGAGTAACAAATAACAGTAGAACAGGATGCCAACCTAGCCACACTCATGGGACCATCTATGCATGGACATATGGCATAGTGCAATGTATTGCCAGGTGCAATGTTGTATGAAGTCGCTCATTAtcttgtctctgtttgtttgttgttttattttattggcacTTGCACACACGTACATTGTATGTAATCAGTACATGTCAGTTGTGCTTTGAATTGAACTTGTCCAATGCAGGAACACTGAGCCCAAGAAATATTTCCATATGGGGAAAATAAAGTATATCATATAGTAtcatattgtattgttt includes the following:
- the LOC119028417 gene encoding uncharacterized protein LOC119028417, with protein sequence MTAVGKDLIRARPANKEFHLSSNVPFLDSNPDAFSTRFQEDFQPSSPKKTVSFSLPTLAQVDHKDVRYIKEYLTDALVSYKRHPLPQITRIPRWTALCTNFKMQTDDKEDTFLTTQSQKFQPQPFQARRDPILPVLAIKKIQEVEWTPESTSKASFTPQHVSPVVKATVKHLEKGFPTFKGDGCHRTFVSQYSNTYQGAWSRAAQSVEKHTSCVAMGDPLKIVERETTHAASFSRPAACRLPVVRERLKLNLGNFSKDSWSCTSSEDFCYRKPGNRVVLTRRNKYSSSLPKGDIGTRGNKERMSVTTNRISFPKLNFTVSPVNVPEPDLITKSHVQFSLPCLSGLYYTTTVKEHYSKLEGERARPVIRQPVKILSGPEHGLNLSTTKTDYLPLKTCRFTPPSPPKSNIRFPQARQHISTTHSEDYTTKPLIPRRASCSQFISHFVVQ